One Mesorhizobium sp. J428 DNA segment encodes these proteins:
- a CDS encoding Fic family protein: MFGLPAWDIPRQIAQSGAPQLILGPAIGIVVTGWYFWQRRAKSAMLSRMWKSIEEKKQRLDAMRPLGQQTLEALRADFDIRLTYTSNAIEGNTLTLRETALILRDGVTVGGKPLKDLFEAVDHFNALQFVRELAEGAKPIGEAEICRIHEMVMAQSKPDMAGVYSQFQRRIVGSGVVFPNPVKIPALMDELGVWLSGQPAAPRTAFEAHFRLVAIHPFSDGNGRTARLLMNLILLRDGWPPVEIGPEQRDTYLNALERRSVAGDGQPYEALMLERLDAGLDEYLERIEKEVEARLAGPTSASPQP, encoded by the coding sequence ATGTTCGGCTTGCCGGCTTGGGACATCCCAAGGCAAATCGCACAAAGTGGTGCCCCCCAACTCATCCTCGGTCCGGCCATCGGAATCGTCGTCACCGGATGGTATTTCTGGCAACGGCGCGCGAAATCAGCTATGTTATCAAGGATGTGGAAGTCTATTGAAGAGAAAAAGCAACGCCTCGACGCCATGCGCCCTCTCGGGCAGCAAACGCTTGAAGCGTTGCGTGCTGATTTCGATATCAGGCTGACCTATACGTCCAACGCCATCGAAGGAAACACGCTGACCTTACGCGAAACCGCACTTATACTGCGGGATGGCGTGACCGTGGGCGGAAAACCACTGAAAGATTTGTTCGAGGCCGTCGATCATTTCAACGCCTTGCAATTCGTGCGCGAACTGGCGGAAGGAGCGAAGCCGATTGGCGAGGCGGAAATCTGCCGGATTCATGAGATGGTCATGGCGCAGTCGAAGCCGGACATGGCGGGGGTCTACAGCCAATTCCAGCGGCGCATCGTCGGCTCCGGCGTGGTTTTCCCAAACCCGGTGAAGATCCCCGCGCTGATGGACGAACTCGGCGTATGGCTGTCCGGCCAGCCCGCAGCGCCCCGCACGGCGTTCGAGGCGCATTTCAGGCTGGTGGCGATCCATCCGTTTTCGGACGGCAACGGCCGCACGGCGCGGCTTCTGATGAACCTGATTTTGCTGCGGGACGGCTGGCCGCCCGTCGAGATCGGTCCAGAGCAGAGGGATACCTATCTCAACGCGCTGGAACGGCGAAGCGTCGCGGGAGACGGGCAACCCTACGAGGCGTTGATGCTGGAACGCCTCGATGCGGGTCTGGATGAATATCTGGAGCGCATCGAAAAGGAGGTTGAGGCCCGGCTTGCCGGGCCGACCTCCGCATCGCCCCAGCCGTAG
- a CDS encoding type IV secretory system conjugative DNA transfer family protein translates to MTKVGARILGLTFDGRPIWEPANAGSSICYAAAGGGKTTCVAIPAVQSLLSDHSRAMFVNDVKNGEVAAQIGPMCLKHGRKFGVLDDFGVMGANYPHRISLNAFGSAVAALNAGVSHLPFIIENMSHALIDEPKDDHKNFYWRESPRAGFIELGINLLLDGHRRLAFPGGLHALLADPLLWDRALKGALGSLDTTLAASARQVLEMREQNPEHYAQHLRSALTSLKIFSFGPLANAGRAPDVTHAELIRDKWIVCFVNPARYAERLGPYFALHFLALMDAQLSGGAGKADYILDEFCNAPLRDALNRVTIQRAFSARSHFITQSRQDIVRKYGEKETALLEENCTIKQYLKFSNFEEAERLSRAMGETLNIQRGLGLASDKQSFTGNYSTGRERLFSAEALMRLPGDEQILHIADVGFIHCKKIRQNQIAPYCYELGANPLEGGTLTPDPKVTLATGHRP, encoded by the coding sequence ATGACCAAGGTTGGAGCGCGCATTCTCGGACTTACTTTCGATGGCCGTCCGATCTGGGAGCCGGCCAATGCCGGTTCCTCGATCTGCTACGCTGCCGCGGGCGGGGGCAAGACGACCTGCGTGGCGATCCCTGCGGTGCAAAGCCTGCTTTCCGATCACAGCCGCGCGATGTTCGTAAATGACGTTAAGAACGGTGAGGTCGCGGCGCAGATCGGGCCGATGTGCCTTAAGCACGGCCGCAAGTTCGGCGTGCTCGACGATTTTGGCGTGATGGGCGCCAACTACCCGCACCGCATTTCGCTCAATGCTTTCGGCTCCGCCGTGGCCGCGCTGAATGCCGGGGTAAGCCATCTGCCCTTCATTATCGAGAATATGAGCCACGCGCTGATCGATGAGCCGAAGGACGACCACAAGAACTTTTATTGGCGCGAAAGTCCGCGTGCGGGCTTCATTGAACTCGGCATCAACCTGTTGCTCGACGGCCATCGTCGCCTCGCTTTTCCGGGCGGATTGCACGCGCTGCTCGCCGACCCACTGCTGTGGGATAGAGCGCTTAAAGGGGCACTGGGATCGCTTGATACTACGCTGGCGGCGAGCGCACGCCAGGTACTCGAGATGCGCGAGCAAAACCCAGAGCATTATGCGCAGCATCTGCGATCGGCGCTCACCTCGCTCAAGATCTTCTCGTTCGGGCCACTGGCAAACGCAGGCCGCGCGCCGGATGTTACCCACGCCGAACTAATCCGCGACAAATGGATCGTCTGCTTCGTCAATCCGGCGCGCTATGCCGAACGATTGGGACCCTACTTCGCACTACATTTCTTGGCACTGATGGATGCGCAGCTTTCCGGTGGCGCTGGCAAGGCCGATTATATCCTCGATGAGTTCTGCAACGCGCCGCTGCGCGATGCGCTGAACCGCGTCACCATCCAGCGCGCTTTCTCTGCACGCAGCCACTTCATCACGCAGTCGCGCCAGGACATCGTGCGTAAGTACGGGGAGAAAGAAACCGCACTTCTCGAAGAGAACTGCACGATCAAGCAGTATCTCAAATTCTCGAACTTTGAAGAGGCCGAAAGGCTGAGCCGCGCGATGGGCGAGACACTCAACATTCAGCGCGGGCTGGGTCTTGCCTCAGACAAGCAGAGTTTTACCGGCAATTATTCGACCGGGCGGGAACGGCTCTTCAGCGCCGAAGCGCTGATGCGATTGCCGGGCGACGAACAAATCCTCCACATTGCCGATGTCGGCTTCATCCATTGCAAGAAAATCCGCCAGAATCAGATCGCGCCCTATTGTTATGAGCTTGGCGCCAACCCGCTGGAAGGCGGCACGCTCACCCCCGACCCGAAAGTGACGCTGGCAACGGGGCATCGGCCATGA
- a CDS encoding endonuclease/exonuclease/phosphatase family protein, translating into MMISRLFAAAMLGLGATPAQAEPLKAMSWNIANLAQEAGVSPRGGHVRTEADMQVIRDHIARTDPDIVALQEIGSMAGARNVLGEGYELLFETRCGTAACVQDRGEIFTAIAWRKSLGLSVQPVQLDALSETHWSGCVYESERPVRGGVGIAFTHEGADYTVLSVYLKASCADEDSNDPVRYPDLMDDCAVLDKQIVTLGNWIRDRTAEGRTVIVAGDYNRKFLEADDRHAAALRAVDPAIRIEPAQQSQCWPRNYPQSRSFRKRLAHEAFAGAANFDWQPYMPSSIGSRDFFLISGPQSGRIGPGTEILLRPDPLVHDPTPNNIPVAQRIAIEEQAKAVGVRMGEPDGYIEACTLEAADETVKFPPPQPFPGGNTVLSFAPMFPSDHCPIEITIGQ; encoded by the coding sequence ATGATGATCAGTCGTTTGTTTGCGGCCGCGATGCTCGGGCTTGGCGCAACACCTGCGCAGGCAGAGCCGCTCAAAGCGATGAGCTGGAATATCGCCAATCTTGCGCAGGAAGCCGGCGTCTCGCCGCGCGGCGGGCATGTGCGCACCGAGGCCGACATGCAGGTGATCCGCGATCATATCGCGCGGACAGACCCGGACATTGTCGCGCTCCAGGAGATCGGCAGCATGGCGGGCGCGCGCAACGTGCTCGGCGAAGGATACGAGTTGCTGTTCGAGACGCGCTGCGGCACGGCCGCGTGTGTGCAGGACCGCGGCGAGATCTTCACCGCGATTGCCTGGCGCAAAAGCCTTGGCCTCTCGGTCCAGCCCGTGCAGCTCGACGCGCTCAGCGAAACCCACTGGTCAGGCTGCGTCTATGAGAGCGAGCGTCCGGTACGCGGCGGTGTCGGCATCGCCTTTACGCACGAAGGCGCCGACTACACGGTGCTGTCGGTGTATCTCAAGGCATCCTGCGCCGATGAGGATTCCAACGACCCGGTCCGTTATCCTGACCTGATGGACGACTGCGCGGTGCTTGACAAGCAGATCGTCACGCTGGGCAACTGGATCAGGGACCGGACGGCGGAAGGCCGCACGGTGATCGTGGCGGGCGACTACAACCGAAAGTTTCTTGAGGCGGATGATCGTCATGCGGCGGCCTTGCGCGCGGTCGATCCCGCAATCAGAATCGAACCCGCGCAGCAGAGCCAGTGCTGGCCGCGCAACTATCCGCAAAGCCGCTCTTTCCGAAAACGCCTCGCTCACGAGGCCTTTGCCGGGGCCGCGAATTTCGACTGGCAGCCCTATATGCCCTCCTCCATCGGCAGCCGAGACTTCTTCCTGATTTCCGGGCCGCAGAGCGGGCGCATCGGCCCCGGCACGGAAATCCTGCTGCGGCCCGACCCGCTGGTCCACGATCCCACGCCCAATAACATTCCCGTCGCACAGCGCATCGCCATCGAGGAGCAAGCAAAAGCCGTGGGCGTGCGGATGGGTGAGCCGGACGGCTATATCGAGGCCTGCACGCTGGAGGCCGCCGACGAAACCGTGAAGTTTCCGCCGCCGCAGCCTTTCCCGGGCGGCAATACCGTCTTGAGTTTTGCGCCGATGTTTCCGAGCGATCACTGCCCGATCGAGATCACGATCGGGCAATAA
- a CDS encoding Crp/Fnr family transcriptional regulator, whose protein sequence is MPRQAAPRGGQLPAELFDLLFDGHAPEHWADGETLFMQDDPPDRVFGIVKGAVEISLYSPDGRKIVANMETPHSLVGEIGALDGGTRTATATCVGKCEVYSISHAQFVDRVTRTPALSRAIIGLLCARIRWISGEFGDQVMLKVDARLAKRLLFMSSAFADDDGWIGISQSELADFLGATRESVNKNLKQWREARIIDIRRNGIRILDEERLRTHVALQPPAGGP, encoded by the coding sequence ATGCCGCGACAGGCCGCGCCGCGGGGCGGGCAGCTGCCCGCGGAGCTGTTCGACCTTCTGTTCGACGGCCATGCGCCGGAACATTGGGCGGACGGCGAGACGCTCTTCATGCAGGACGATCCTCCCGACCGCGTCTTCGGCATCGTCAAGGGCGCGGTGGAGATTTCCCTCTATTCCCCCGACGGCCGCAAGATCGTCGCCAACATGGAGACGCCGCACAGCCTCGTCGGCGAGATCGGCGCGCTCGACGGCGGCACGCGCACGGCCACGGCGACCTGCGTGGGAAAATGCGAGGTCTATTCGATCTCGCATGCGCAGTTCGTCGACCGGGTGACGCGCACGCCGGCGCTGTCGCGCGCGATCATCGGACTGCTCTGCGCCCGGATCCGCTGGATCAGCGGCGAGTTCGGCGACCAGGTGATGCTGAAGGTCGACGCGCGGCTGGCCAAGCGGCTGCTGTTCATGTCGTCGGCCTTCGCGGACGACGACGGCTGGATCGGGATCTCGCAGTCCGAGCTCGCCGATTTCCTCGGCGCGACGCGCGAATCGGTCAACAAGAACCTCAAGCAGTGGCGCGAGGCGCGCATCATCGATATCCGCCGCAACGGCATCCGGATCCTCGACGAGGAACGGTTGCGCACGCATGTCGCTCTGCAGCCCCCGGCGGGCGGCCCCTAG
- a CDS encoding sprT domain-containing protein, whose translation MQKSSSVAYSSNDAKVPVLEALFRQTDEREPEALKFDLYKNSRPRLPTVETYALWQAAFNFYNARLFQGKLQNCVITLKRGRPLGTFCPRAFQDRDGIPAHEISMNPTWFEASGDVGSLSIFVHEMTHQWREDLGKPNRKGGKGAGGYHDLQWAEKMEAIGLMPSKTGEPGGARTGFQMAHYIIEGGLFERVCAELLGSGHVVEWRDNRMNRPASPVVAAPAMAPAIAKNTRTRFVCGGCDLRAWSRSNAHLACTTCNLPLAAR comes from the coding sequence ATGCAGAAATCATCGAGCGTCGCGTACTCATCCAACGACGCAAAAGTCCCGGTCCTTGAAGCGCTGTTCCGCCAGACGGATGAACGCGAACCGGAGGCGCTCAAATTTGATCTGTACAAAAATTCGCGGCCGCGCCTGCCGACAGTGGAAACCTACGCTCTGTGGCAGGCTGCATTCAACTTCTACAATGCAAGGCTGTTCCAGGGTAAGTTGCAGAACTGCGTCATCACCCTGAAGCGCGGACGCCCGCTCGGCACTTTCTGTCCACGCGCCTTCCAGGATCGCGACGGCATTCCAGCCCACGAAATCTCGATGAACCCGACCTGGTTCGAGGCGTCGGGCGATGTCGGCAGCCTGTCGATCTTCGTGCACGAGATGACGCACCAGTGGCGCGAGGATTTGGGCAAGCCGAACCGCAAGGGCGGCAAGGGCGCCGGCGGCTACCATGATCTGCAATGGGCCGAGAAGATGGAAGCGATCGGCCTGATGCCATCCAAAACCGGCGAGCCCGGAGGGGCTCGCACCGGTTTCCAGATGGCCCACTACATCATCGAAGGCGGTCTTTTCGAGCGCGTCTGCGCCGAGCTGCTCGGCTCCGGCCATGTCGTCGAGTGGCGCGACAACCGGATGAACCGCCCTGCATCCCCCGTCGTCGCCGCGCCCGCCATGGCGCCGGCGATCGCGAAGAACACTCGCACGCGCTTCGTGTGCGGCGGCTGCGACCTTCGGGCGTGGTCGCGCTCGAACGCCCACCTTGCCTGCACGACCTGCAACCTGCCGCTCGCGGCGCGCTAA
- a CDS encoding DUF1778 domain-containing protein, whose product MTTRTTRSEKLDLRLTPEAKRVLAAAAAAERRSVGDYVLATALSRAEETLADRRSFGLDTERWQAFVSALDAPVRDMPRMRKLLNDPSIFSGNETA is encoded by the coding sequence ATGACCACCCGCACCACCCGATCTGAAAAGCTCGACCTGAGGCTCACGCCAGAGGCAAAGCGCGTCCTGGCAGCAGCGGCCGCCGCCGAACGACGCTCGGTCGGCGATTATGTCCTCGCCACCGCGCTCAGCCGCGCCGAGGAGACACTTGCTGACCGTCGCAGCTTCGGGCTCGACACAGAACGTTGGCAAGCCTTCGTATCGGCACTTGACGCACCGGTTCGCGACATGCCGCGTATGAGGAAATTGCTCAACGACCCAAGCATATTCTCCGGCAATGAAACCGCGTGA
- a CDS encoding recombinase family protein gives MTRRIAYLRVSTAEQRPDRQILGLRHVADELHLETLSAVARKRPVYDEVIARLRPGDVLVVWALDRAFRSVRDAANQLFQLQERGIRIHIASVRLDMDTAYGRWQYNTLSANAQYERENLIERTKEGIEAARARGKRLGRPPKLTPVQVFDAHYRIETKQATRVQIAAEHGIQPWTLTRAINRSMAGPAN, from the coding sequence ATGACAAGACGCATTGCATACCTGCGCGTGTCCACGGCCGAGCAGCGCCCGGACCGGCAAATCCTCGGCCTGCGCCATGTGGCCGATGAACTCCACCTCGAAACCCTCTCCGCCGTCGCGCGGAAGCGGCCGGTCTACGATGAGGTGATCGCGCGGCTGCGGCCGGGGGACGTTCTGGTGGTCTGGGCGCTCGATCGCGCCTTTCGCTCGGTGCGGGACGCCGCGAACCAGCTTTTCCAGCTCCAGGAGCGCGGCATACGCATCCACATCGCCAGCGTGCGGCTGGACATGGATACGGCCTATGGCCGCTGGCAATACAATACCCTGAGCGCCAATGCGCAGTATGAGCGCGAGAACCTGATCGAGCGGACGAAGGAAGGCATTGAGGCGGCGCGCGCGCGCGGCAAGCGTCTCGGCCGCCCGCCGAAGCTGACGCCGGTGCAGGTGTTCGATGCGCATTACCGGATCGAGACAAAGCAGGCGACACGGGTGCAGATCGCCGCCGAGCATGGGATTCAACCGTGGACGCTGACGCGCGCCATCAACCGCTCGATGGCAGGACCGGCGAATTGA
- a CDS encoding recombinase family protein, which translates to MKQTKQKALLYCRVSSKSQEEDGHGLDSQEHRCREYAALKQHEVAAVFPDTISGGGDFMKRPGMVALLSFLDAQPGEPFVVIFDDLKRFARDTRFHLDLRDAFKKRGAQIECLNFKFEDSPEGEFIETIMAAQGALERKQNGRQVAQKMKARMQSGYWVHQAAIGYRYEAVKGRGKILLPHEPFAKMVREAFEGRAMGRFQSDAEVKRFFESFPDFPRDRNGVLTQQRVTEILTQPLYTGYICSETYGIAWLKGHHEALISLETFDKVQERRNGISKAPLRKNIGDDFALRGMACCAGCGVPLRSSWSKGRNKPYAYYLCQTKSCESYGKSIPRDRLEGDVGKLIRGLEPTAKLFSLARAMFAVAWEQRRQQGSEIIRSGQRQIAAAEKQIETLLSRIMDASNATVIRNYESKITELERSKIVLAEQMAKQAEPKGKFEEQLEPALTFLANPWKLWQTGDIALRRTVLKLAFADRIEYCRIEGPRTPKIALPFKALTGGTDEAVSFGAA; encoded by the coding sequence ATGAAACAAACAAAACAGAAGGCACTTCTTTATTGCCGTGTGTCGTCCAAATCGCAAGAAGAGGACGGCCATGGCTTAGATAGCCAAGAACATCGCTGCCGCGAATACGCGGCACTCAAACAGCATGAGGTTGCTGCCGTGTTCCCGGACACGATCAGCGGCGGTGGCGATTTTATGAAACGGCCGGGCATGGTCGCGCTTTTGAGCTTCCTCGACGCGCAACCCGGCGAGCCTTTCGTCGTCATCTTCGATGACCTGAAACGTTTCGCCCGCGACACCCGTTTCCATCTCGATCTGCGCGACGCGTTCAAAAAGCGCGGTGCACAGATCGAGTGCCTGAACTTCAAATTCGAGGACAGCCCCGAAGGCGAATTCATTGAAACGATCATGGCGGCCCAAGGTGCGCTTGAGCGCAAGCAGAACGGCCGCCAGGTCGCCCAAAAGATGAAGGCGCGCATGCAGTCGGGCTATTGGGTCCACCAGGCGGCGATCGGCTACCGCTATGAGGCCGTCAAAGGCCGGGGCAAGATTCTCCTTCCGCATGAGCCTTTCGCGAAGATGGTCCGCGAGGCGTTCGAAGGGCGGGCAATGGGCCGCTTCCAGTCAGACGCCGAAGTCAAACGCTTCTTCGAAAGCTTTCCCGACTTCCCTCGTGACCGCAATGGCGTACTGACGCAGCAGCGTGTGACCGAAATCCTCACGCAGCCACTCTACACGGGGTATATTTGCAGTGAGACCTACGGCATCGCCTGGCTCAAGGGACACCATGAGGCGCTAATCAGCCTGGAGACCTTCGACAAGGTGCAGGAGCGCCGCAACGGCATATCCAAAGCTCCGCTACGCAAGAACATCGGCGACGATTTCGCTCTGCGCGGCATGGCTTGCTGTGCCGGCTGCGGTGTGCCGCTGCGCTCCTCCTGGAGCAAGGGTCGCAACAAGCCCTACGCATACTATCTCTGCCAGACGAAAAGCTGCGAAAGCTACGGCAAGTCGATCCCACGAGATCGGCTCGAAGGCGATGTCGGCAAACTGATCCGTGGGTTGGAACCGACGGCGAAGCTATTTTCGCTGGCGCGTGCCATGTTCGCGGTTGCTTGGGAACAGCGGCGTCAGCAAGGTTCCGAAATCATCCGGTCGGGTCAGCGCCAGATCGCGGCAGCGGAAAAGCAGATCGAGACGCTTTTGTCGCGCATCATGGATGCGTCGAACGCGACAGTCATCCGCAACTACGAGAGCAAGATCACCGAACTGGAGCGCAGCAAGATCGTGCTAGCCGAACAGATGGCCAAACAGGCTGAACCGAAGGGAAAATTCGAGGAGCAGCTAGAACCGGCCCTCACATTCCTCGCAAACCCTTGGAAACTCTGGCAAACAGGCGACATCGCATTGCGCCGGACAGTGCTCAAACTGGCCTTCGCGGATCGCATCGAATACTGCCGGATTGAGGGGCCTAGAACCCCCAAAATCGCCTTGCCATTTAAGGCGTTGACGGGTGGCACTGACGAAGCAGTCAGTTTTGGTGCCGCTTAG
- a CDS encoding ParB/RepB/Spo0J family partition protein — protein MKLDHLSLEQLKLSPLNVRSKGGADIADLLPSIRSLGVIQPLLVRPNCEGFEIVAGQRRYHALVKLAGEGYAEPVPVAIMEEGDDAKAIEASLAENVARLPMDEVDQYKAFAALKAQGLGVSEIAARFGITERLVGQRLAIANIIAPILNAYRREEIRPDTLRLLTMATPRQQKAWWKLFRSKDEQAPTGHRLKAWLFGGAQVPVSNALFDVEHYDGAIVSDLFEDERYFADSEAFWALQNTAIAERRDACLQAGWAEVVVLDTGERFQTWEHVKTPKKKGGRVYVAITQDGEVTFHEGWLTEKEVRRLAKAEASGKGGEPAKAERPELTKTMRNYIGLHKHAAVRTELLASPSIALRLAVAHMVAGSGLWTVEAEKQKADNTAIRDSLAASRAQAGFAEERSRIRELLDIEGDGPVVSHGNGFNLARRSLADIFDSLMHMEDAAVLRILAYVMAETLEAQSGIVEALGALLSTDMKGWWTADETFFDLLRDKMAVNAILREVAGDVTADAHIASTAKVQKKIVADCLAGDNGRTKVDGWLPRYMAFPAQGYTPRFPEALFGRGGAGVDAEEGEADDDSDDAEASAEAEDMLEDLTQAA, from the coding sequence ATGAAACTGGACCATTTATCTCTCGAGCAATTGAAGCTCTCCCCTCTCAACGTCAGGTCGAAGGGCGGCGCCGACATTGCCGACCTTCTGCCCTCCATCCGTTCGCTGGGCGTCATCCAGCCGTTGCTGGTCAGGCCAAACTGCGAAGGTTTCGAGATCGTAGCGGGCCAGCGGCGCTACCATGCGCTGGTGAAGCTGGCCGGGGAAGGATATGCCGAGCCCGTCCCCGTCGCCATCATGGAGGAGGGGGACGACGCCAAGGCCATCGAGGCATCGCTGGCCGAGAACGTCGCCCGCCTGCCGATGGACGAGGTCGATCAGTACAAGGCGTTCGCCGCCTTGAAGGCGCAGGGGCTGGGCGTGTCCGAGATCGCCGCCCGCTTCGGCATCACCGAACGGCTGGTCGGTCAGCGGCTGGCCATCGCCAACATCATCGCCCCTATCCTCAACGCCTACCGCCGCGAGGAGATAAGGCCCGATACGTTGCGCCTTCTCACCATGGCGACACCGCGCCAGCAAAAGGCATGGTGGAAGCTGTTCAGGAGCAAGGACGAGCAGGCCCCCACCGGGCACCGATTGAAGGCGTGGCTGTTCGGCGGAGCGCAGGTTCCCGTCTCCAACGCCCTGTTCGACGTCGAACATTATGACGGGGCTATCGTGTCCGACCTGTTCGAGGACGAGCGCTATTTTGCCGACAGCGAGGCGTTCTGGGCGTTGCAGAATACCGCCATTGCCGAACGGCGGGATGCCTGCCTGCAAGCGGGATGGGCCGAGGTCGTGGTGCTCGATACGGGCGAGCGCTTCCAGACATGGGAGCATGTCAAAACCCCGAAGAAGAAGGGCGGCAGGGTCTATGTCGCCATCACGCAGGACGGGGAAGTCACTTTCCATGAAGGCTGGCTCACCGAGAAGGAGGTCCGCCGCTTGGCGAAGGCGGAGGCATCCGGCAAGGGAGGCGAACCAGCCAAGGCCGAGCGCCCTGAGCTGACCAAGACGATGCGGAACTATATCGGTCTGCACAAGCATGCCGCCGTGCGGACGGAACTGCTGGCAAGCCCGTCAATCGCCCTGCGGCTGGCGGTGGCGCATATGGTCGCCGGCTCCGGCCTGTGGACTGTGGAAGCCGAGAAGCAGAAGGCCGACAACACCGCCATCCGCGACAGCCTTGCCGCCTCGCGGGCACAGGCGGGGTTTGCGGAGGAACGGAGCCGTATCCGCGAGCTTCTCGACATCGAGGGCGACGGTCCCGTTGTCTCGCACGGCAACGGCTTCAACCTTGCGCGCCGTTCGCTGGCCGATATCTTCGACAGCCTGATGCACATGGAGGATGCCGCCGTCCTGCGTATCCTCGCCTATGTCATGGCCGAGACGCTGGAAGCGCAGTCGGGCATCGTGGAGGCGCTCGGCGCATTGCTCTCGACCGACATGAAGGGCTGGTGGACGGCGGACGAGACGTTCTTCGACCTCCTGCGCGACAAGATGGCGGTCAACGCCATCCTGCGCGAGGTCGCGGGCGATGTGACAGCCGATGCCCATATCGCCTCGACCGCCAAGGTGCAGAAGAAGATCGTTGCCGACTGCCTCGCGGGCGACAACGGCCGCACCAAGGTCGATGGCTGGCTTCCCCGCTACATGGCGTTCCCGGCGCAGGGCTACACGCCGCGCTTTCCCGAGGCCTTGTTCGGACGCGGCGGAGCAGGCGTCGATGCTGAGGAAGGCGAAGCGGACGACGACAGCGACGATGCTGAAGCATCTGCCGAAGCCGAGGACATGCTTGAAGATCTGACGCAGGCGGCTTAA
- a CDS encoding DUF6232 family protein: MEPLVYFRGGGFEVTDRLLRTPRKSYAIDRIEYVSVGRPLLFFAGLPATGLIGFALVFRRYLLASEIVTLTGVSIAAIGLALLFGTLRVHSLALRDDEVAMNFGPLSRLRQVRTAVEQAIVARHGDKRASQEPVAS; encoded by the coding sequence ATGGAACCGCTCGTCTATTTTCGCGGCGGCGGCTTCGAAGTGACCGACCGGCTGCTGCGCACGCCGCGCAAGAGCTACGCCATCGATCGCATCGAATATGTCTCGGTTGGGCGCCCGCTGCTGTTCTTTGCGGGATTGCCGGCCACTGGCCTGATCGGTTTCGCGCTGGTCTTCCGCCGCTATTTGCTGGCGTCGGAAATCGTCACGCTCACCGGCGTTTCCATCGCCGCAATTGGGCTGGCGCTTCTGTTCGGCACGCTGCGCGTGCATTCGCTGGCGCTGCGTGACGACGAGGTCGCGATGAACTTCGGACCGCTCTCGCGCTTGCGCCAGGTGCGCACGGCGGTCGAGCAGGCGATCGTTGCCCGTCACGGCGATAAACGGGCCAGCCAAGAGCCCGTGGCATCATGA
- the paaG gene encoding 2-(1,2-epoxy-1,2-dihydrophenyl)acetyl-CoA isomerase PaaG, whose protein sequence is MMTSDAVLHEKHDGYATVTLNRPNRLNAFNEDQHLRLRAALEECAADDACRAVILTGAGRGFSAGQDLSDRDPTLGGPRPDLGLTLETYYNPLIRQMRALGKPIICAVNGVAAGAGANIALAGDIVIAARSASFIQAFSKIGLVPDAGGTWWLTRRLGEARAKALALTAEPLAAQTAADWGLIWKCVDDADLMAEARKLAEKFANGPTAAYALTKELIQAASTNSLDEQLDMERTFQHKAGQSDEYREGVAAFLQKRPANFRGK, encoded by the coding sequence ATGATGACCAGCGATGCTGTTCTCCACGAGAAGCATGACGGCTATGCCACGGTGACGCTCAATCGCCCGAATCGCCTGAACGCCTTCAACGAGGACCAGCATCTAAGGTTGCGTGCCGCGCTGGAGGAGTGTGCCGCCGACGACGCCTGCCGCGCCGTGATCCTGACTGGCGCCGGCCGCGGTTTCAGCGCGGGACAGGACCTGTCCGACCGCGATCCGACTCTCGGCGGACCGCGCCCGGATCTCGGCCTGACGCTGGAGACCTACTACAATCCGCTGATCCGCCAGATGCGCGCGCTCGGCAAGCCGATCATTTGCGCGGTGAACGGCGTGGCGGCGGGTGCGGGCGCCAACATCGCGCTGGCGGGCGACATCGTCATCGCCGCGCGCTCGGCGAGCTTCATCCAGGCCTTCTCGAAGATCGGCCTGGTGCCGGACGCGGGCGGCACCTGGTGGCTGACGCGGCGCCTGGGCGAGGCGCGCGCCAAGGCGCTGGCGCTCACCGCCGAGCCGCTCGCCGCGCAGACGGCGGCTGACTGGGGTCTGATCTGGAAATGCGTCGACGACGCCGACCTGATGGCGGAGGCGCGCAAGCTGGCGGAAAAATTCGCCAACGGCCCGACGGCGGCCTATGCGCTGACCAAAGAGCTGATCCAGGCGGCCTCGACCAACTCGCTCGACGAGCAACTCGACATGGAGCGCACCTTCCAGCACAAGGCGGGGCAATCCGACGAATATCGCGAGGGCGTCGCCGCCTTTCTGCAGAAGCGTCCGGCGAATTTCCGGGGCAAGTAG